CGCTCAGCAGGCCATTGGTGACGCCCTGCACGGTGGCATTGTTGGGATTGTTCAGCTCCATGCGCGCTTTGTCGAAGTACTGGACCTGGCGCAGGCCGTTGGGCGACTGTTGGTAGTATTCCTTGTAGCCGAACCAGGGGCCTGGACCCCAGGTGTAGGAGCGCTTGGCAGTGCCGTTCATGACGGCCTGATCGCTGGCGCGCCAGACGTTGAGAAATGTCTCATTGGCGAACTGAAAGCGGTGATTGCCGTCCCACAGCCCGGCCCGCGCGGGCGCGACTCCGGCTAGGGCGGCGAAGCCCATCAGGGCCGCTGCGCCCCAGCGCCGCCATGCTTGACGAGACTGACCGTTCATATGGTTGTCCTCCTGTGATGACTTCTGTTTGCGACAGGAGCACTATATGCCTTTTGCACGTCGAAGCCGATCATAGCCGTGTGATATGGGGCTTGGATGGGGATGAGCTGGCTATCAGGTTCGACGCCCTTCCGCGCGGTGCCGATCTGCCGCCTTTCCGACTGGCGTCCAGCTTTCGACTCATAGCTGAGCAAAGGAATCTGGGGCTCAAGCTATCATACATCTGATCGTGCGGCGCAAGTGTTGCCTTTTCGTAACTGGGTCGGTACAATAGCACTACCCTACGCTGTGCGCAGGTGAGTCCAATGTTTTGAGTCTACATTGGTTTTGAAGGGGAGCTCAGACTCGGACGGGAATGTGGTTCGCCCACTGCACCTGACGGCTGGCACCCACCTACCGTGAGGTAGGCTTCAAAACACGCTCACCTGCTTCAGGTGGGGTTTTTCTATGGTCTGTGCGCGTCACCTACCCAAGGATCGCCGCTATGCTCTATCTCTTCTATGGCGCCGATGAGCTTGCGCGGGCAGAGGCGCTCGCGGCGCTCAAAGCCTCCATTCCCGCCGATCTGACCGATCTCAATCTGACCGTTTTAGAAGGACGCCGGCTCAAGGTCGATGCGCTGGCTGCGGCCTGCGAGGCGATCCCGTTTCTCTCCGACCGCCGACTGGTGATTGTCGAGGATGCGCTCAAGCAGATCAAGTCCGGCGATCTGCGCGACGCGATCAAGGCCTACCTGCCGCGCGTGCCGGAGACGACCGATCTGGTCTTTGTCGAGCGCGAAGATTTCGATAAGCGCTCAGCGCTCTACACCGCGCTCAAGAAGGCCGCGACCGTCCGCGAGTTTCTGCCCAGGGAGGGCGCGGATCTTCAGCGCTGGCTTCAGGAGCGGGCGAAACTGCTCGATGTGCGGCTCATGCCCGACGCGGGCGCGCTGCTGGTGGAGCTTGCGGGCAACGACAGCCGCTCGCTGCTCAACGAGCTACATAAGCTGGCGGCGTATGCCGGAATCGGCGGCACGATCGCTCGTGACGACGTGCGGCTGCTGGTGCAGGATACCGGCGAAAGCTCGGTCTTTGCGTTCGTGGATGCGCTCGCGGCCCGGCAGCTCGGCCCCGCGCTGAAGCTGCTGCACGATCTGCTGGACGAGGGCCAGGCTCCGACCTATCTACTGTTTATGATCGCACGCCAGGTACGCATTTTGTTGCAGGTCAAGGAGCTGGCCGATCAGCGCATGCGCCCCGATTCCATCGCGTCGGAGCTGGGCCAGAAGCCGTTCGTGGTGCGCAAGGCGGTCGAGCAGGCGGCGCGCTTCCAGTCCGATACGCTGCTCCAGCTTCACGATCGGCTGCTGGAGCTGGATCATTGGTCGAAGACAGGCCGGATCGAGGCCGACGCCGCGCTGGAGCTGCTCGTCGCCGAGACGTGCGTCGTGCCGGGGCAGCAAGCGGCTGCGGGCGGCGGGCGTGTGGCTCGGACGCGCTAGGCTGATGGTCGGGGATGAGGGCCGCAACTCCAATTCTCCGACTTTTGCCTGATTGACATGGCCGATAGCCGCTGCTATACTCGCTGACAGTTAGCCGATAAGGAGACGCTGTTGATGAGCGCAATCCCGACAACCGTATGTGCATGGGCGATGACGACACCGCCATTCGCTCATACATGGGAGAAGTGCGCCCGCCAGACGTAGCCTGTATCACAATGTCATCACTGGCCGTGGGGCACTTCGGTAGCTCCCACGGTCTTTTTGTTGCGCTAGCCGATGGTACAGCGCGCTGCCGTGAGCCGTGGGAGCTTCGAGATCCACGGCTTTTGTGCGTCCCCGGCAGAACGACGGCGACGAAAGGACAAGGCATGGACAATTCGCTGAGTCACCACCGGAGCTTGCTTGTCACCTACGTGAGGCCGCAGCGGATCAAAGTTGCGGCGCTGACAGTATTATTGCTCGGCAGCATCGGGCTGCAACTGCTCAATCCGCAGATCTTGCGCTCGTTCATCGACGGCGCAACCGGCGCGCATGGCACGGCGGGGACGATCCGCGATCTGATCGGCCTGGCCGCTCTGTTTATCGTCGTGACGCTCGTCTCGCAGGCCGTCGCGGTCGGCGCGACGTATCTCGGCGAGCAGGTGAGCTGGACCGCAACCAATCGCCTGCGCAGCGATCTGGCTCGCCACAGCCTGCATCTCGATATGCAGTTTCATCACACGCGCACGCCCGGCGAGCTGATCGAGCGCATCGACGGCGACGTGACCGCGCTCTCCACCTTTTTCTCCCAGCTTGTGATCAAGATCTTCGGCAGCATGATTCTCCTGATCGGCGTGCTGATCGTCTTGTTTCTGGAAGATCCCCGCATCGGCGCGGCGCTCACGGCCTTTACGCTCTTCGCGCTCCTGGTCCTGATCGGCAGCCGCAACTTCGCCGTCGCCAGCATGGCCGCCGACCGTCAGGCGCACGCTCAGTTGTTTGGCTTTCTGGAAGAGCGTCTGGCCGGGCTGGACGATCTGCGGGCCAACAGCGCGGGCGGCTATGTGATGCGGTGGCTGTACCAGGCCATGCGCGACGTAGCGCACAAGGGTCTGCGCGCGGTGATGATGAGTTCGACGGTCTGGATGCTCACGATGGGCCTCTTCGCGCTCGGCTACGCGCTAGCGCTCGGTATGGGCGCGTATCTCTACAGCGCGGGGGCGATCTCGATCGGCACGGTCTATCTCTTCTTCCAGTACACCGAGATGCTGCGCCGCCCGCTTGAGCAGATTTCCGAGCAGCTCAAGGAGTTTCAGCGGGCTAGCGCCAGCATCGGGCGGGTGCGCGAGATGTTCGCGATCCAGCGGACGATCGCCGACGGCCCCGGCGCGGCCTTTCCTGCGGGTCCGCTGGCGGTCGAGTTCGCGGGCGTGACGTTTGGCTACGGCGA
The DNA window shown above is from Herpetosiphonaceae bacterium and carries:
- the holA gene encoding DNA polymerase III subunit delta codes for the protein MLYLFYGADELARAEALAALKASIPADLTDLNLTVLEGRRLKVDALAAACEAIPFLSDRRLVIVEDALKQIKSGDLRDAIKAYLPRVPETTDLVFVEREDFDKRSALYTALKKAATVREFLPREGADLQRWLQERAKLLDVRLMPDAGALLVELAGNDSRSLLNELHKLAAYAGIGGTIARDDVRLLVQDTGESSVFAFVDALAARQLGPALKLLHDLLDEGQAPTYLLFMIARQVRILLQVKELADQRMRPDSIASELGQKPFVVRKAVEQAARFQSDTLLQLHDRLLELDHWSKTGRIEADAALELLVAETCVVPGQQAAAGGGRVARTR
- a CDS encoding ABC transporter ATP-binding protein, whose amino-acid sequence is MDNSLSHHRSLLVTYVRPQRIKVAALTVLLLGSIGLQLLNPQILRSFIDGATGAHGTAGTIRDLIGLAALFIVVTLVSQAVAVGATYLGEQVSWTATNRLRSDLARHSLHLDMQFHHTRTPGELIERIDGDVTALSTFFSQLVIKIFGSMILLIGVLIVLFLEDPRIGAALTAFTLFALLVLIGSRNFAVASMAADRQAHAQLFGFLEERLAGLDDLRANSAGGYVMRWLYQAMRDVAHKGLRAVMMSSTVWMLTMGLFALGYALALGMGAYLYSAGAISIGTVYLFFQYTEMLRRPLEQISEQLKEFQRASASIGRVREMFAIQRTIADGPGAAFPAGPLAVEFAGVTFGYGDDAPVLDEITFRLAPGKVLGLLGRTGSGKTTLTRLLFRLYDIDAGTIHLGDVDLRDARLSDLRQRIGIVTQDVQLFQATVRDNLTLFDPTISDDRIMQALADLELMPWLQSLPGGLDTELASGNGGLSAGEAQLLAFARVFLKDPGLVILDEASSRLDPATEARIERAIDKLLRPDGSRRTCIIIAHRLSTVQRADEILLLERGRIVEHGARAQLADDPESRFFKLLQTGMAEVLA